aGTCGATAtaagagagggagagggggtcAGTCGATAtaagagagggagagggggtcAGTCGATATaagagggggagagggggttCAGTCGATATaagagagggggaggggggtcaGTCGATATaagagagggggagggggttcaGTCGATATAAGAGCGGGAGAGGGGGGTCAGTGGATATAAGACAATCTCTTAGTAGTGGATTATGATAATGCTAACTATTGACCAGCAGGCTTTTAGGAATTTGTACACGTAGCTGGTGATATTTGGAAATTTGCGCACAGCTATAGCCTTTGCTTTTGTAGATTTCAACTAATCACAGAGCTTGTAtctcagccacttgtagtaccctcgctacgctcgggatattaaatcagtgcctttgggcttctaaatcccatagacacctccaaaacagtgtctaacaaTACTTGCCTGCAGtgtcttgtgtgtgtggagggtgggctgTCCAGATTGCCCCGCCCCCTGACCGTGAGCTGACAGGAAACGAGCAGTCAGATCTAGAGCGCCCTGGAAACACCCACCAGCCTATGAGGGCAATAATAGAGGATTTATCACAAAGGCACAATGTAGCAGTATACAGTCATCTAATTTCacaaattttatgattttccgaaagcttagaaagagacctttcagaTGATtgaatatctttcaacagccataactttagtaccgttgatccaatttccctaattttatgatttcctgaaagcttagaaagagacctttcaaatgatgtgtttcaatctaAAATTGACATTGACACACACCGTGTCTGAAGAACAATTATACAAGGAAAaagaatataataattatatagtacacacacgtaccacCAGTTTCCTGAGCCCCTGGacgtccattgtcacactgtcCACCGTGAGGAGTGGTCTCCGCTCTGCCTCAGGGAAATGGACCGCCAGTAACTCTCCAATGGGGTCAGTCTGgagaggagggggtggggctacaATGACTCTAGTAGCAGTGCACACTATAGCATGAGGCttaacatacacacactggtcggtggtggtggttggtactaaccacctcttaggtcTAGTTTACTACATCAAAGAGGTAAATTTATGTGTTGAATTGATTGAGGATTTAAATTAGCCACCACTTAGAAAATTCGGGAAGCAACAGGAATCTTTTAGTTTTTACAAAATCAATACTGAAAATACACTTATTATTAATGTTACAACCCCCCACCCCCATTCATCACCATGGCGATGTCGGCCCCCAGTGCAGGACAAGTGAGATGGTCCGGAGGCAGActgtgctgagtcagcagttCCTTTGTTCCTTCCCCCGGTATCCAGATGCTAGCGAGACGATCATCCTCCCCGAGGTACGGCTCCAGGGGGGATCCcgtgggggctgtggggggtcctGTATGAGAGGGGGAGTGATATGTTGTTGTATTTAAGAGCGCACTAATCCGAAAATTAAAAACTGCAAAATTAGACAAATCCTTTATTTATTTATACCTGGTTCTGCTGTCGTGATGGGCGGAGGCTGGCTGCTGGGAGGTGGTGGGTTTAAAGGTTCAAAGATGGACGACTCAGTGGGGGGTCCGTCATcagttgtgatgtcatcagagtgggtgtggtcagcaGTTACATAATCTGCAATAATAGCATCATCAGTGGTATCAAAGTTTTCAGTCGTTTCCTTTTCCGGTTCAGCTCTAAACGTAACACCAGAATCAGTTCCACGGCTGTCAGgagagaccacacccacttcctgtTGCCATTGGGGCTCTCCCACGCCCATTTCCTGCTGGCGTGGGGACtcggccacgcccattttctgctCGGAGGGGGACATGATTAACTGTCCAAGGGTACACTGGTCATCTTGTGTCGAGAATGAGAGAAGAGAGTCCAACACTTTAGGGTTACGTTTCAACCAGTACTCAAATTCCTATAGAGGAAGGTCAAGGTTCGGTGATAAGGGGGAGGTCAAGGTTCGTTGATGAGGGGGGTCAAGGTTCAGTACTAGCAGTATAGTTATAGGTAATGGTAATTTATACGAGACAAATTAACTACATTGCAACCTtctaagcattcagaaaatcataaaaataatGGCTTGAATTTGGATCGTTAggactctagttacagagccaactctagtgCTCTCAAAATGAAATAGTTAGTAACATACTTACTTACCACTGGTAACAGTTTCCCTGTGCGTGTGATGTCACAATGTTTGAATGCCTCTGTCACCATCATACTGACGGCCTCGCCCCGCTCCTCTCCTCCGAGCACTGCCCCCCCGCTCTCACACACCGTGTACAGGATAGTGTCCGTGGACTGCAGAATGGCGGTCAGCATTGTGGTTAGTTCAGCGCGACTGACTCCCTCGTCCCCGGCTAGGTTGAAGACATGGAATACCAGAGCACAGCGATCGTGGAAGGATCCATGTAACACTATGGCCAGTCCACACACAAACTCTTCAAAACTGACTTTTccattctgtataattatacatccgTAAGGTCTCTATTTAAAGGacatttcaatatttcacccATAACCGTAATTATAGCACCGTATAAATTCATTTGttttgtgtataaaattatagtcttacagtgtcgctttaaattaAGGTATTACGATAatcaatataataatatggaaTAAAAAATCTCAATTATTTAAGGAATACAAGTAGCGCTAGTAATATCATATGAAACTAAACCTACAAATGATACGACAAATATTTATAGGCCTATTATTGTGATTTTTCGGAGCTAGGATCAACGCCACCGTAACTAAACGCACAAAATAACCGCTAGTTACACTACTGCATTGTTGTTATAGCTACAATACCTTCTTCTCATCAAAAGCCTCAAAGAGACGGTCCCCAACAGTAGTAGGTAGGTTGAAATATCTTGCAAAGGCCTCCCTGTCCACCACGTGACCTTTAGAACCTCCAGCCTGCTTGTAGAGCTCGttaaacttgagtataatcTCCTGCAGCTGTAGACTGGAGAGTTGAGCTACTGTCTCCTCATACGTACGCTTGAAAGTCGACTCGTTCTGACCCATACTCGGCACTGTGgaactttgtgtgtgtgttggtaaGGGTCGTTAACAAAACAAGCTGTTTCTACCTTTTGCTACCATCAagacatgtacgtatatagatctacatgtttTATCTTTAGTATTGAAAAAAGAATCTACTGGTGTACACTTCGCTTACCAATACAAGGAAACACTGTCAACTCTGTAGGTAGGACTATCATCAtacactgcataattatatctagatctatacaaCATTGTAGACCTACATCTTGCTATGCCGCAGCATGCGATTATGTTGTTCATATCTTCAGTGGTACGATGCTATAAAAACTGTGCTGATAAGCTTAGGCCTTGAGGAGTCAGAGtttttgtataatttatagtatgcACAACATTGAATTACGCAGTGCCACAGATAATCATCACTGCCCCCAGTCATCGTGTGTC
This is a stretch of genomic DNA from Halichondria panicea chromosome 1, odHalPani1.1, whole genome shotgun sequence. It encodes these proteins:
- the LOC135343504 gene encoding trafficking protein particle complex subunit 12-like isoform X1, with the protein product MGQNESTFKRTYEETVAQLSSLQLQEIILKFNELYKQAGGSKGHVVDREAFARYFNLPTTVGDRLFEAFDEKKNGKVSFEEFVCGLAIVLHGSFHDRCALVFHVFNLAGDEGVSRAELTTMLTAILQSTDTILYTVCESGGAVLGGEERGEAVSMMVTEAFKHCDITRTGKLLPVEFEYWLKRNPKVLDSLLSFSTQDDQCTLGQLIMSPSEQKMGVAESPRQQEMGVGEPQWQQEVGVVSPDSRGTDSGVTFRAEPEKETTENFDTTDDAIIADYVTADHTHSDDITTDDGPPTESSIFEPLNPPPPSSQPPPITTAEPGPPTAPTGSPLEPYLGEDDRLASIWIPGEGTKELLTQHSLPPDHLTCPALGADIAMTDPIGELLAVHFPEAERRPLLTVDSVTMDVQGLRKLVAGGCFQGALDLTARFLSAHGQGAGQSGQPTLHTHKTLQMWSSRLSLLLYIGLYKEAEFELEEFGELDNPDLYYQHHTHTYPGRKGSLVPFSMRVTHAILPSLTGKAQLSLDRLCSLKHTSEKILEEVKRGRLPGVTTPLSSQDQEVATELWTCRVVRVIYSLGNALISLADYHTATLVYKDLLPLCPDHTHYILSGLGRLYLTLGDLQTGREYFNQVEDMTNQDTALVHINRAFVNVSLSRWQAVRDCFQTALSFEPTSLVIKSNLTVATFYLGHLKESIERIETLLKSSPPSSLQSSLFANLAAAYELESGKSMTKKLNFVPLLGSHVCEGFQLQALNIR
- the LOC135343504 gene encoding trafficking protein particle complex subunit 12-like isoform X2; translation: MGQNESTFKRTYEETVAQLSSLQLQEIILKFNELYKQAGGSKGHVVDREAFARYFNLPTTVGDRLFEAFDEKKNGKVSFEEFVCGLAIVLHGSFHDRCALVFHVFNLAGDEGVSRAELTTMLTAILQSTDTILYTVCESGGAVLGGEERGEAVSMMVTEAFKHCDITRTGKLLPVEFEYWLKRNPKVLDSLLSFSTQDDQCTLGQLIMSPSEQKMGVAESPRQQEMGVGEPQWQQEVGVVSPDSRGTDSGVTFRAEPEKETTENFDTTDDAIIADYVTADHTHSDDITTDDGPPTESSIFEPLNPPPPSSQPPPITTAEPAPTGSPLEPYLGEDDRLASIWIPGEGTKELLTQHSLPPDHLTCPALGADIAMTDPIGELLAVHFPEAERRPLLTVDSVTMDVQGLRKLVAGGCFQGALDLTARFLSAHGQGAGQSGQPTLHTHKTLQMWSSRLSLLLYIGLYKEAEFELEEFGELDNPDLYYQHHTHTYPGRKGSLVPFSMRVTHAILPSLTGKAQLSLDRLCSLKHTSEKILEEVKRGRLPGVTTPLSSQDQEVATELWTCRVVRVIYSLGNALISLADYHTATLVYKDLLPLCPDHTHYILSGLGRLYLTLGDLQTGREYFNQVEDMTNQDTALVHINRAFVNVSLSRWQAVRDCFQTALSFEPTSLVIKSNLTVATFYLGHLKESIERIETLLKSSPPSSLQSSLFANLAAAYELESGKSMTKKLNFVPLLGSHVCEGFQLQALNIR